In the Lysinibacillus sp. PLM2 genome, one interval contains:
- a CDS encoding epimerase, producing the protein MKKWIESCIFLPTYLDEKKLMRHLSGKTILITGASSGIGAQVAYQLANIHCQLILVARNEERLFAIKTEIERRAFATVSIYQADLRNEEQLRAFLDFLHTFPKGIDIVVNNAGLSINRSIFESLDRFHDFTRTMAINYFAPVQLLLSMIPVLLSNHGQIINVSSVNARLAPVPYFSAYQASKSAFDMFLRSVAFELRRRGVFVSSIYLPLVRTPMIEPTAAYKKIPAMSPQHAAKIICKHMYTKKKRYQPWWLVFGQIASFFMESFPDYTKRDKRGSL; encoded by the coding sequence ATGAAAAAATGGATTGAGTCATGTATATTTCTACCTACATATTTAGATGAAAAGAAGTTAATGCGTCATCTTTCTGGAAAAACAATTTTGATTACAGGGGCAAGCTCTGGAATAGGAGCACAGGTGGCTTATCAGCTTGCTAATATTCATTGTCAACTTATATTAGTGGCAAGAAACGAGGAACGACTTTTCGCAATAAAAACTGAAATTGAAAGAAGGGCTTTTGCAACAGTAAGCATATATCAAGCAGATCTTCGAAATGAAGAACAGCTGAGAGCCTTTCTAGATTTTCTACATACATTTCCTAAGGGGATAGATATAGTCGTAAATAATGCGGGGCTTTCTATTAACCGATCCATCTTTGAATCACTTGATAGATTTCATGATTTCACACGAACAATGGCGATAAACTACTTTGCACCAGTGCAATTGTTGCTCTCAATGATTCCTGTTCTTTTAAGTAATCATGGTCAAATTATTAATGTTTCATCTGTTAATGCTCGTCTTGCACCAGTTCCTTATTTCTCAGCTTATCAGGCTTCAAAGTCCGCCTTTGATATGTTTTTAAGATCCGTAGCGTTTGAGTTAAGGAGAAGAGGAGTTTTTGTATCAAGCATTTATCTACCATTAGTAAGAACCCCTATGATTGAACCAACAGCAGCCTATAAAAAAATCCCTGCCATGTCACCTCAACATGCTGCTAAAATAATATGCAAACATATGTATACAAAAAAGAAAAGATATCAGCCATGGTGGTTAGTATTTGGGCAGATAGCATCGTTTTTTATGGAGAGTTTTCCAGATTATACAAAGCGGGATAAGCGGGGGAGTCTATGA
- the rsgA_2 gene encoding putative ribosome biogenesis GTPase RsgA produces the protein MNINMQNLGLTERFIQESNNYENFYIGRVTSQYKNGYKVMTEKGEMTAKISGKFRHNLIGLSEYPAVGDFVMVDRIDSLQGDGIIHHVLTRKSVFVRKVAGNKNDTQVVAANIDTVFICMSLNNDFNLRRLERYVSIAWDSGAVPVIVLTKSDLCSDIEYKLNEVSSISFGVDVLVTTSMSDDGYQSIKKYLSNGKTVAFIGSSGVGKSTLINRLLGQNVLETKDTRNDDKGRHTTTRRELFMIPELGVVIDTPGMREIGVISADLSKSFSDIDELASQCHFNDCKHGMEPNCAVQKAIQDGILKEERLESYLKLKKETKYDGLNSKMIEKEKINEMFGGMGGMKNARKFIKEQKKKKGR, from the coding sequence TAGAGTAACCTCTCAATATAAAAATGGATATAAAGTGATGACGGAGAAGGGCGAAATGACTGCAAAAATATCAGGTAAATTTCGCCACAATTTAATCGGTCTTTCTGAATATCCTGCTGTCGGTGATTTTGTGATGGTTGATCGGATAGATAGCTTACAGGGCGATGGTATAATACATCATGTATTGACACGAAAGAGTGTGTTTGTACGAAAGGTAGCGGGTAATAAAAACGATACACAAGTAGTTGCGGCAAATATTGATACAGTTTTCATATGTATGTCACTTAACAATGACTTTAATCTTCGAAGGCTAGAACGATATGTTTCAATCGCTTGGGATAGTGGTGCGGTACCTGTTATTGTTCTTACTAAATCAGATTTATGTTCAGACATAGAATATAAACTAAATGAAGTATCCTCTATTTCATTTGGTGTGGACGTACTTGTAACAACTAGTATGTCTGATGATGGATATCAATCGATAAAAAAATATCTTTCTAATGGCAAGACAGTTGCATTCATTGGATCGTCGGGTGTTGGAAAATCCACTTTAATTAATCGACTGCTTGGTCAAAATGTATTAGAAACGAAGGATACACGTAATGATGATAAAGGAAGGCACACAACGACAAGACGCGAACTGTTCATGATTCCTGAATTAGGTGTAGTCATTGACACTCCTGGCATGAGGGAAATAGGGGTCATTAGTGCCGATTTATCAAAGTCATTTTCTGATATTGACGAACTAGCTTCTCAATGTCACTTTAATGATTGTAAGCACGGTATGGAGCCAAACTGTGCAGTACAGAAAGCTATACAGGATGGGATTCTTAAGGAAGAAAGACTAGAGAGCTACCTGAAACTAAAAAAAGAAACGAAGTATGACGGTTTAAATTCAAAAATGATTGAAAAAGAAAAAATCAATGAAATGTTTGGTGGAATGGGTGGCATGAAAAACGCTCGGAAATTCATCAAAGAGCAGAAGAAGAAAAAGGGTAGATAA